Proteins found in one Homalodisca vitripennis isolate AUS2020 chromosome 4, UT_GWSS_2.1, whole genome shotgun sequence genomic segment:
- the LOC124361522 gene encoding lysosomal acid phosphatase-like, translated as MPYPNDPNRPKYPLIFPGTRGKLTRAGQQLMYRVGQNLNTRYGDFVGGYTQEKVHVSATNISTRTTVSSLCVMAGQFPPYKPIFKDLPNWQPIPVWQNTSDFDKAYLYDDPSIAPGVCPRIATIVRNGLEVAGRPDPTEERQLLYKFLQNFTGIPDANSVLAVSDIFDILQFENLNGLPLPAWATQPRPEYQNKPIFPDLLEPIELEFFYDNIYLNRSRDVLQFFAGPLVNSVQKQLKINSNQNQAEERYRFHGTSDTSVFALLSGIGVEVKSIVEPGDGVLFEVHREGNSPKVQVLYYRGLQHTFEKLTLPSCPDPCTIDNFMKTTLGLTPQQWQQRCFM; from the exons ATGCCATACCCGAATGATCCTAACAGGCCGAAGTATCCATTAATTTTTCCAGGAACTCGAGGAAAACTTACAAGg GCAGGCCAGCAGTTGATGTATAGAGTcggacaaaatttaaatacaagataTGGAGACTTTGTTGGAGGCTACACTCAGGAGAAGGTGCACGTGTCTGCAACTAACATTAGCACCAGAACAACAGTGTCATCTCTGTGTGTTATGGCTGGCCAGTTTCCTCCTTACAAGCCAATATTCAAGGATTTACCGAACTGGCAGCCCATTCCTGTCTGGCAAAATACATCAGATTTTGATAAAGCTTAT TTATACGATGATCCCAGTATTGCTCCTGGGGTATGTCCTAGAATCGCGACCATAGTCAGGAATGGACTTGAGGTCGCAGGAAGGCCTGATCCAACAGAAGAACGACAGCTGCTCTATAAATTCCTGCAAAATTTTACTGGGATCCCAGATGCAAACTCGGTACTTGCAGTCAGTgacatttttgatattttacagttTGAA AATTTGAATGGACTTCCACTTCCAGCGTGGGCCACTCAGCCTCGGCCAGAATATCAAAATAAACCTATTTTTCCGGATCTCCTAGAACCTATTGAACTAGAGTTCTTTTATGACAACATATATTTAAACCGCAGCAGGGATGTACTACAGTTTTTTGCAG GGCCTCTTGTGAACAGTGTTcagaaacagttgaaaataaactcaaatcaAAATCAAGCAGAAGAAAGATACCGGTTCCATGGAACATCTGATACTTCAGTGTTCGCTCTGTTGAGCGGTATAGGTGTGGAGGTGAAGTCTATAGTTGAACCTGGAGATGGTGTCTTGTTTGAGGTTCATCGAGAGGGCAACAGTCCAAAGGTTCag GTTCTTTATTACCGCGGATTACAACACACCTTTGAAAAACTAACGCTGCCATCATGTCCTGACCCGTGCACTATCGATAACTTCATGAAGACAACTTTGGGGCTCACGCCACAGCAGTGGCAACAAAGATGTTTCATGTGA